From a single Phragmites australis chromosome 7, lpPhrAust1.1, whole genome shotgun sequence genomic region:
- the LOC133924250 gene encoding probable L-ascorbate peroxidase 7, chloroplastic: MAELLAAAATLRAAAATPSARRATRANCAFFPLSSASPALARVGLRAAPSRLPQRARAVRCMAAAAASDPAQLKAAREDIRELLGTTHCHPILVRLGWHDAGTYDKNIEEWPQRGGANGSLRFDVELKHGANAGLINALKLVQPIKDKYPSISYADLFQLASATAIEEAGGPKLPMKYGRVDVTGPEQCPPEGKLPDAGPSAPADHLREVFYRMGLDDKEIVVLSGAHTLGRSRPERSGWGKPETKYTKNGPGAPGGQSWTAEWLKFDNSYFKEIKEKRDQDLLVLPTDAALFEDPTFKVYAEKYAEDQDTFFEDYAGAHAKLSNQGAKFDPPQGFSLDD, translated from the exons ATGGCCGAGCTCCTCGCCGCAGCCGCCACcctccgcgccgccgctgccaccccGTCCGCCCGTCGCGCGACGCGGGCCAACTGCGCCTTCTTCCCGCTTTCCTCGGCCTCGCCAGCTCTCGCGCGCGTCGGGCTCCGCGCCGCGCCTTCTCGGCTCCCGCAG AGGGCGAGGGCGGTGAGgtgcatggcggcggcggcggcgtccgaCCCGGCGCAGCTGAAGGCCGCGCGCGAGGACATCAGGGAGCTTCTCGGGACGACCCACTGCCACCCCATCCTG GTCCGCCTAGGATGGCATGATGCTGGTACGTATGACAAAAATATTGAGGAGTGGCCACAACGAGGTGGAGCTAATGGAAGCTTAAGATTTGATGTTGAGTTGAAACATGGAGCCAATGCCG GTCTGATAAATGCTCTAAAGCTTGTCCAACCGATTAAGGACAAGTACCCGAGTATCAGTTATGCGGATTTATTCCAGTTAGCAAGTGCTACAGCAATTGAG GAAGCTGGTGGCCCAAAGCTTCCAATGAAATATGGGCGGGTTGATGTTACTGGACCTGAGCAATGTCCGCCTGAGGGAAAACTTCCTG ATGCTGGCCCCAGTGCACCTGCTGACCACTTGAGGGAGGTATTCTACAGAATGGGCCTTGATGACAAG GAAATTGTTGTCTTGTCTGGAGCACATACACTTGGAAGGTCAAGGCCTGAACGAAGTGGCTGGGGGAAACCAGAAACAAAATATACC AAAAATGGCCCTGGTGCACCCGGTGGGCAATCATGGACCGCCGAATGGCTGAAGTTTGATAACAGTTACTTCAAG GAGATCAAAGAGAAAAGAGATCAGGATCTTCTGGTCTTACCTACAGATGCTGCATTATTTGAGGACCCAACATTCAAG GTCTATGCGGAAAAATATGCAGAAGACCAAGACACATTCTTTGAAGACTATGCTGGAGCTCATGCTAAACTGAGCAATCAGGGTGCAAAGTTCGATCCTCCTCAG GGATTCTCATTGGATGATTAG